Proteins found in one Methanospirillum hungatei JF-1 genomic segment:
- a CDS encoding AI-2E family transporter, whose product MVSLENLPQTDRIIFLTACCFIILAGLKMAGGFIGPFLLSVFAAVIFSVVSLWFQKRGFDPRISGYLAFFIFLGCLIGVVAMVVLSISPLIEHIPRIEEGIQSNMGEIDTILSKFGIKVSTLIPASQMTGSLGVISPEMVTSFIGQLSALFIVLFTTLFLLLEATVFSQKINTVLGSYRQELATRMTEFGSVVIEYVIIRTKVNFVTGAGFGIALFIIGVQDPWLWGLLMFVLNFVPYIGFIIALVPPTVLALIEINPYAALLVVIVASIVNLFSENVLFPELAGRGMELSPAIVFISMIFWGYFLGGAGVVVAVPLTVLLKMILESYPETRSLAMIIGSVQEEPDVEQI is encoded by the coding sequence ATGGTCTCTCTTGAAAATCTTCCTCAGACCGATCGGATTATCTTCCTGACCGCCTGCTGTTTTATCATCCTCGCAGGGTTGAAAATGGCCGGAGGTTTTATAGGACCGTTTTTATTATCGGTATTTGCTGCGGTTATCTTCTCCGTTGTCTCGCTATGGTTCCAAAAACGGGGATTCGATCCACGGATATCCGGATATCTGGCATTTTTCATCTTTCTCGGTTGTCTTATCGGGGTTGTAGCGATGGTGGTGCTTTCGATATCACCTCTCATTGAACATATACCCCGGATAGAAGAAGGGATACAGTCCAATATGGGGGAGATTGATACAATCCTTTCAAAATTTGGAATAAAGGTGTCTACTCTCATTCCGGCAAGTCAGATGACCGGATCACTTGGTGTCATCTCACCTGAAATGGTTACCTCTTTTATCGGGCAGTTATCCGCTCTTTTTATCGTTCTCTTTACAACTTTGTTCCTGCTTTTAGAGGCTACGGTATTCTCTCAGAAGATCAATACCGTCCTTGGTTCGTACCGGCAGGAACTTGCCACCCGGATGACTGAATTTGGTTCTGTCGTTATTGAATATGTCATAATCCGGACAAAAGTGAATTTTGTTACCGGTGCGGGATTTGGTATTGCCTTGTTTATCATCGGGGTGCAGGACCCCTGGCTCTGGGGATTATTGATGTTTGTGCTGAACTTTGTCCCTTATATCGGGTTTATTATCGCCCTTGTTCCTCCGACGGTGCTGGCTCTTATAGAAATTAACCCATATGCAGCGCTTTTGGTTGTAATTGTTGCAAGTATTGTAAATCTCTTCTCTGAAAATGTTCTCTTTCCTGAACTGGCAGGCAGGGGTATGGAGCTCTCTCCAGCGATTGTATTCATCTCAATGATATTCTGGGGATATTTTCTTGGAGGTGCAGGGGTTGTCGTGGCAGTTCCCCTGACAGTACTTCTGAAGATGATCCTTGAGAGTTATCCGGAAACCCGATCCCTTGCGATGATTATCGGGTCGGTTCAGGAAGAGCCGGATGTGGAACAGATCTGA
- a CDS encoding OsmC family protein translates to MSNDISWDSARMEFKPVTMTVRHTGNMSFSAHTSTGLTIPIDAHVHLGGGGAIPNPIDYLFASLGGCIGIKILLDLGDKGIKPEQLLIETTATRKQDLPATFETVHHLISLKCACDEAVIADTLKKTMTLLCPIAVIFGETSTMTWEFRLIQ, encoded by the coding sequence ATGAGTAATGATATTTCCTGGGATTCTGCCAGAATGGAGTTTAAGCCGGTGACTATGACCGTCAGGCATACTGGTAACATGAGTTTTTCCGCCCATACCAGCACCGGACTTACCATTCCGATAGATGCCCATGTCCATCTTGGCGGCGGAGGTGCCATCCCGAATCCTATCGATTACCTGTTTGCATCCCTGGGCGGGTGCATTGGGATTAAGATTCTTCTGGACCTTGGCGATAAGGGAATAAAACCTGAACAGCTCCTGATCGAAACAACTGCAACACGAAAACAGGATCTCCCAGCTACCTTCGAGACGGTACATCATCTCATCTCCCTGAAATGTGCTTGTGATGAGGCTGTCATAGCAGATACCCTGAAAAAAACCATGACTCTCCTCTGCCCCATTGCGGTCATCTTTGGAGAGACATCAACGATGACCTGGGAATTCAGGTTAATTCAATAA
- a CDS encoding DUF6159 family protein, whose protein sequence is MTATIDLILSLIGDNNNIIRQIIISMIGFVWSLLTYFVKSVMILRDLGIGASIKESAALFRRTCEAIVGPGSISLIFVIIGIIALAPVFLVSLSGNGALILAAITEYILLIVILTIIASALQEVLNTPLHIYAKTGTVPSAFSSDLITIVFVPKNSRMSPGNNYPFFIELT, encoded by the coding sequence ATAACTGCTACGATTGATTTGATTCTCTCTCTGATTGGGGATAATAACAACATTATCAGACAGATTATTATAAGTATGATCGGCTTTGTATGGAGTCTGCTGACATACTTCGTTAAATCAGTCATGATTTTAAGGGATCTGGGAATTGGGGCATCGATAAAAGAGTCAGCAGCACTCTTTCGAAGAACCTGCGAGGCAATCGTAGGTCCCGGGTCTATCTCACTCATCTTTGTGATCATTGGGATTATTGCACTAGCCCCGGTCTTCCTTGTCTCCCTGAGTGGGAACGGGGCGCTCATCCTGGCCGCGATTACTGAGTATATCCTCCTGATCGTGATTCTTACAATTATTGCATCCGCCCTTCAGGAAGTGCTTAATACTCCATTGCATATCTATGCGAAGACAGGTACTGTTCCATCGGCATTCAGCTCTGATCTTATCACCATTGTATTTGTTCCAAAAAACAGCCGGATGAGTCCGGGAAATAACTATCCCTTTTTTATTGAATTAACCTGA
- a CDS encoding histidine kinase N-terminal 7TM domain-containing protein yields MDGIAILGLFCLISAVITYGLGIFVYAKNPDSRVNRLFLMVTAGASYWAVGEYLIWSVNSYENVLFWLKASSLWTVVIVMCIHFILCFADHPMARRENRAYLLMLLYIPAIILAGVNFFTDHIFTVGYSPDFRYYYTPSIGDPIYTAATIYFLAVLFWAIYIGWQARRSAGNDTLKRQSSSVSIGLLILLGFGSQSVVILPLFGIFAPNMVFIGIVLFSVAITYAILKYGLFILTPETVATNIIQTMPDGLLLTDMDGRVITTNNSAKKLLTGSFQTNPEVFTGPPLPEPVFSKIRDDIVRNGMISDYELIPDSDTKKTMSISGSLVTDPDRGPAGLILIIHNITERKNAEKALTLANEKISLLTHLTRHDISNLVMAVSGYLEILESEDDEQRRKEILSVCINLVEKITRHLHFSREYQSIGLHEPVWQDCERLILRAVEDIQHDQVELTIDLVPADIFADPLSVKVIYNLLENAMRHATGISRIEIYSQKMDDGSYALVIEDDGPGIRPDEKERIFKQGYGKNTGLGLTLAREILLVTNIQICENGEFGKGARFEISIPPESWRMKTRE; encoded by the coding sequence ATGGACGGTATCGCCATACTTGGATTATTCTGTCTTATTTCAGCAGTAATCACGTATGGTCTTGGTATTTTTGTCTATGCCAAAAACCCTGATTCCAGAGTGAACCGCCTGTTTCTCATGGTGACCGCCGGTGCATCATACTGGGCTGTCGGAGAATACCTGATTTGGAGTGTTAATAGTTATGAAAATGTCCTGTTCTGGCTGAAGGCGAGTTCCCTATGGACCGTGGTCATCGTAATGTGTATTCATTTCATCCTCTGTTTTGCGGATCATCCGATGGCACGACGGGAAAATCGTGCATATCTCCTCATGCTCCTCTATATTCCCGCAATAATTCTTGCAGGGGTGAATTTTTTCACGGACCATATCTTTACCGTCGGATACTCACCAGATTTCAGGTATTATTACACACCCTCAATCGGGGATCCAATTTATACCGCTGCTACAATCTATTTCCTTGCAGTTCTCTTCTGGGCGATATACATCGGATGGCAGGCACGAAGATCAGCCGGGAATGATACCTTAAAGCGGCAGTCAAGTTCTGTCAGTATCGGACTTCTTATTCTATTAGGATTCGGTTCGCAGTCTGTCGTCATTCTGCCACTTTTTGGAATTTTTGCACCTAATATGGTGTTTATCGGCATTGTTCTCTTTTCGGTGGCAATCACCTATGCAATCCTGAAATACGGACTGTTCATTTTAACCCCTGAAACTGTTGCAACAAATATCATTCAGACCATGCCGGACGGACTTCTCCTCACCGACATGGATGGGCGGGTAATTACCACCAACAATTCTGCAAAAAAACTTCTCACCGGTTCATTTCAGACAAATCCGGAAGTATTCACCGGACCTCCTCTGCCTGAACCGGTTTTTTCCAAAATTCGCGATGATATTGTCCGGAATGGAATGATCTCTGACTATGAACTAATTCCGGATTCTGACACTAAGAAAACCATGAGCATATCAGGATCACTGGTCACTGATCCGGACCGGGGACCAGCCGGACTAATTCTTATCATTCATAACATCACCGAACGGAAGAATGCAGAAAAAGCACTCACACTTGCAAATGAAAAGATATCCCTTCTGACACACCTGACCAGACATGATATCAGCAATCTTGTTATGGCCGTTTCAGGGTATCTGGAGATTTTGGAGAGTGAGGATGATGAACAAAGGCGCAAGGAGATACTCTCTGTCTGTATCAACCTCGTGGAAAAAATTACCAGACATCTGCATTTTTCACGGGAATACCAGAGTATCGGACTTCATGAGCCCGTATGGCAGGATTGTGAACGGCTGATTCTGCGGGCTGTAGAGGATATTCAGCATGACCAGGTTGAACTGACAATTGACCTCGTTCCAGCGGACATTTTTGCTGATCCACTCTCGGTAAAAGTCATATACAATCTCTTAGAAAATGCCATGCGTCATGCCACGGGAATTTCCCGGATAGAGATTTATTCGCAGAAGATGGATGATGGATCATATGCACTTGTCATTGAAGATGATGGTCCTGGTATCAGACCGGATGAGAAAGAGCGCATCTTTAAGCAGGGATATGGAAAGAATACCGGCCTTGGTCTGACACTTGCACGGGAGATCCTGCTGGTTACGAATATTCAGATCTGTGAAAATGGTGAATTTGGAAAGGGAGCACGGTTTGAGATAAGTATTCCACCTGAATCATGGAGAATGAAAACTCGGGAATAA